Proteins encoded together in one Mus caroli chromosome 4, CAROLI_EIJ_v1.1, whole genome shotgun sequence window:
- the LOC110293651 gene encoding Friend virus susceptibility protein 1-like, whose protein sequence is MMNERKELCDKIERLQTQVNDLKVAKCVLEENLLSCSHRAQVAENQTETLIVRLAELQRKXKSQPQSVSTVKVRALIGKDWDPITWDRDVWEDHVEAENFESSDSQGFAPPEEVVPSAPPLEIMPSQHEEINSPESDKPALTFTEENARQDNTDVSQGPPIVSSRPVTRLKAKQAPRGEVESVDHEEIYYTTKELNEFANSSKQKPGKYVWEWILRVWDKGGRNIKLEQAEFIDMGPLSGDSRFNTEARIV, encoded by the coding sequence atgatgaatgaaaGGAAAGAGTTGTGTGATAAAATCGAAAGGCTCCAGACACAAGTGAACGATCTAAAAGTTGCTAAGTGTGTccttgaagagaatcttctctcctgcagccatagagctcaagttgcagaaaatcaaactgaaacccTCATTGTAAGGTTGGCTGAACTACAGCGAAAATTNAAGTCTCAGCCTCAGAGTGTGTCGACAGTTAAAGTAAGGGCACTAATTGGCAAAGATTGGGATCCTATAACTTGGGACAGGGATGTGTGGGAAGACCAtgttgaagctgagaattttgaatcttcagattctcaagggtttgccccacctgaggaagtagtaccctcagccccaccccttgaaataatgccttcccaacatgaggaaattaattctccagagtctgataaaccagcattgactttcactgaagaaaatgccagacaagacaatactgatgtttctcaaggcccaccaatagtttcttctagacctGTAACCAGACTCAAAGCAAAACAGGCTcctagaggggaggtagaaagtgtagACCATGAGGAAATTTACTACACTACTAAAGaacttaatgagtttgctaattcatcCAAGCAAAAACCTGGCaaatatgtgtgggaatggattttaagggtgtgggataagggtggaaggaacataaaactagagcaggctgagtttattgacatgggccctctgagtggagattctaggtttaatacaGAAGCTcgcatagtttaa